The following are from one region of the Nicotiana tabacum cultivar K326 chromosome 3, ASM71507v2, whole genome shotgun sequence genome:
- the LOC107763753 gene encoding uncharacterized protein LOC107763753, whose translation MSDWGPVFVAVVLFVLLTPGLLIQVPGRNRVVEFSNFQTSGVSILVHSIVYFALICIFLLAIGIHLLNRYKTSMADWGPVLIGVVLFILLQPGLLFQIPGNNRTLEFGSMKTNGKAIAVHTLIFFTLYAILILAVHVHIYTG comes from the exons ATGTCCGATTGGGGTCCGGTGTTTGTGGCGGTGGTGCTATTCGTACTGTTAACGCCAGGTTTGCTGATTCAGGTACCAGGTCGCAATCGAGTTGTTGAGTTTAGCAACTTTCAGACTAGTGGAGTGTCCATACTGGTTCACTCAATTGTGTACTTCGCCCTCATTTGCATCTTCTTATTAGCCATTGGGATCCATTT ATTAAATAGATACAAGACAAGT ATGGCGGACTGGGGACCAGTGCTGATAGGAGTTGTACTCTTCATATTGCTACAACCTGGGCTTCTGTTTCAGATACCTGGTAATAATCGTACTCTGGAATTTGGGAGCATGAAGACTAATGGAAAAGCTATTGCTGTTCatactcttattttctttacGCTTTATGCTATTCTCATTCTGGCTGTTCATGTTCACATCTATACTGGTTGA
- the LOC142179606 gene encoding nuclear transport factor 2B-like, translating into MNPDAVATAFVEHYYSTFDSNRAGLANLYQENSMLSFEGVKIQGAQHIVAKLTSLPFQQCKHQINTVDCQPSGPIGGMLVFVSGNLQLPGEEHVLKFSQMFHLMPTQQGSFYVMNDIFRLNYA; encoded by the exons ATGAATCCAGACGCAGTCGCAACGGCATTCGTGGAGCACTACTACTCCACCTTCGATTCGAATCGGGCCGGGCTTGCGAACCTGTACCAAGAAAATTCTATGTTAAGTTTCGAAGGGGTGAAGATTCAAGGTGCTCAGCATATTGTGGCTAAGCTTACCAGTCTGCCTTTCCAGCAGTGCAAGCACCAGATCAACACCGTTGATTGTCAGCCATCTGGTCCTATCGGCGGCATGCTTGTCTTTGTTAGTGGCAATCTTCAACTTCCCGGCGAAGAGCACGTCCTCAAGTTCAGTCAG ATGTTTCATTTGATGCCAACACAACAAGGGAGTTTCTATGTGATGAATGACATTTTCCGGTTGAACTATGCATGA
- the LOC142179325 gene encoding uncharacterized protein LOC142179325 has product MVEDNVQVKRPFKFFNCLANHQKFEEIVKHCWKREHRGNKMQKIWYKLKAMKGELKKLNNQEYKSVGDKIKETQNKLTQLQQSMQSPKNDSAVIDEEKKTKMELAKWMEVKEKHARNHIGRLTNNEGHILHNTKEVEEEILQFYKTLLGTTASALPVVNPDIIRSGNMLSREQQLQIIKLVTKEEVLIALKGIDDSKAPGCD; this is encoded by the exons ATGGTTGAAGATAATGTACAGGTAAAGAGACCTTTCAAGTTTTTTAACTGCCTAGCTAACCACCAGAAGTTTGAGGAAATAGTGAAGCACTGCTGGAAGAGGGAACATAGGGGCAACAAGATGCAAAAGATTTGGTACAAGCTTAAAGCAATGAAAGGTGAATTGAAGAAGTTAAACAATCAGGAATACAAGAGTGTGGgggataaaataaaagaaacacaAAACAAACTGACACAGCTACAACAAAGTATGCAATCTCCAAAGAATGATAGTGCAGTCATTGATGAAGAAAAAAAGACTAAAATGGAGCTGGCTAAATGGATGGAAGTAAAGGAAAA ACATGCAAGGAATCATATTGGAAGACTTACAAATAATGAAGGGCACATACTGCATAACACAAAGGAGGTTGAAGAGGAAATCCTACAGTTTTATAAAACATTACTAGGTACAACAGCATCTGCTCTACCAGTAGTGAATCCAGATATAATAAGGAGTGGGAATATGCTGAGCAGGGAACAACAATTGCAGATAATAAAGCTAGTTACAAAGGAAGAAGTACTGATAGCTTTGAAGGGTATAGATGATAGCAAGGCACCAGGGTGTGATTGA